Proteins from a single region of Ischnura elegans chromosome 2, ioIscEleg1.1, whole genome shotgun sequence:
- the LOC124154462 gene encoding uncharacterized protein LOC124154462 — translation MHQFIERINTIPVTSCYRLPHPFSDIYQRFPKWLALADNEELKEMDPLRVYVAKRVCERHFAGECFVVGTNKLKKNALPCRELPVKDLMGTGCTYPGTSELTARAPFPTMTTEAEPPHNINSRQKESFCKRPGNERCLTSCWCQESSGVDS, via the exons ATGCACCAATTTATTGAAAGGATTAATACTATTCCTGTTACGTCTTGTTACAGATTACCTCATCCATTCTCTGACATTTACCAAAGGTTCCCCAAGTGGTTAGCCTTGGCGGATAACGAAGAACTAAAGGAAATGGATCCTTTGAGGGTGTACGTAGCAAAACGTGTATGCGAGAGGCATTTTGCAGGAGAGTGCTTTGTGGTGGGCACCAATAAGCTCAAGAAGAATGCTCTCCCCTGCAGAGAACTTCCTG TGAAAGACTTAATGGGTACCGGATGTACATACCCTGGCACATCAGAGCTCACTGCTCGAGCACCATTTCCAACAATGACCACTG AGGCAGAACCACCCCATAATATCAACTCCCGTCAAAAGGAGAGCTTTTGCAAG AGGCCAGGGAATGAAAGGTGTCTTACATCGTGTTGGTGTCAGGAAAGCAGTGGAGTTGACTCCTAA